Proteins from a single region of Schistocerca gregaria isolate iqSchGreg1 chromosome 3, iqSchGreg1.2, whole genome shotgun sequence:
- the LOC126355917 gene encoding uncharacterized PE-PGRS family protein PE_PGRS54-like isoform X49: MRATAVWAALLLQLAVVAAAPWNTGCLFSRDPDCWQSHAGTSVDNHALGSLHTQNSAHTPAKDKTDNRWPHIRQQEAENGESEQNHLANVKRKYLHELTRLLQGIMPEREDRSRSDSSSDSSSSSSSSDSDSSSSSSSSSSSSSEETNISNTENSSSNEFGSGQDGLSGENGSGSGGGSGGQAGSGGSGSGSGNGGNGGNGGNGGDGGDSVTGGDGGDGGNGGNGGDAGNSSNGGDAGDGGDGGNGGNGGDAGDGGDGGNDGDGGDGGDGGSGGDAGNGGDGGNGGDGGDGGDGGSGGNAGNGGDGGNGGDGGNGGEAGDGGDGGNGGDGGNGGDAGNGGDGGNGGNGGNGGDGGDGGDGGSGGNAGNGGDSGNGGDGGNGGSGGDAGDGGDGGDGGNGGDTSDGGDSGNGGNGGDGGDGANGGDGGDGGDGGSGGDAGDGGDGGDGGDGGNGGDAGNGSDGGNGGDGGHGGDGGNGGDGGDGGDGGSGGDAGNGGDGGNGGDGGNGGSGVDAGDGGDGGDGGNGADAGDGGNGGNGGDGGDGGSGSDAGNGGDGGDGGNGGDAGDGGDGGNGGNGGDGGDGGSGSDAGNGGDGGDGGDGGNGGDAGDGGDGGDAGDGGNGGDAGDGGDGGNGGDGGDGGDGHSGGDAGDGGDGGDGGDGGNGGDAGDGGDGGNGGDGGDGGDGGSGGDAGDGGDGGNGGDAGDGGDGGNGGDGGNGGSGGDTGNGADGGDGGDGGNGGDGGDGGDGGNGGDGGDGGDGGSGGDAGDGGDGGNGGDAGDGGDGGDGGNGGDGGNGGDGGDGGDAGNGGDGGSGGDGGDGGDGGNGGDGGDASDGGNGGDAGDGGDGGDGGNGGDAGDGGDGGNGGNGGDGGDGGSGGDAGNGGDGGDGGNGGDAGDGGDGGDGGNGGDAGDGGDGGNGGNGGDAGDGGSGGDAGNGGNGGNAGDGGNGGDGGDGGNGGDSGSGGSGGSGGGGGNGGSGGSDGSDGSDGTDGSDGGNGDDAGNGGDGGDGGEGGNGGSGGNAGNGGDGGDGGDGGSGGGAGDGGDGGNGGDGGDGGDGGSGGDAGDGGNGGDGGNGADAGNGADGGNGGDGGDGGSGGDSGNGGDDGNGGEGGDGGNGGDSGNGGDGGDGGNGGSGGDAGDGGNGGNGGDGGDGGDAGNGGDGGSGGDGGNGGDGGNGGNGGNGGNGGDGGNGGNGGDGGDGGNGGNGGDGGDGGDGGNGGNGGNDDDGQSNNESGSSDGGSNSDGGIGDCPAVGSCPLHEDAGSDVTLLPHATDCGQYCVCDHGVPVAMPCPAGLHFNPELRVCDWPYAAGCEVQS; this comes from the exons GTACAAGTGTGGATAATCACGCCCTTGGGTCACTTCACACACAGAATTCGGCACATACCCCAGCAAAGGATAAGACTGACAACAGATGGCCACATATCCGACAGCAGGAAGCAGAAAATGGCGAAAGTGAACAAAATCATCTGGCTAATGTAAAGAGAAAGTACTTGCATGAATTGACGAGACTCTTACAAGGTATTATGCCAGAGAGGGAAGACAGAAGTAGGAGCGacagcagcagtgacagcagcagcagcagcagcagcagcgacagcgacagcagcagcagcagcagcagcagcagtagtagtagcagtgaAGAGACCAATATTAGTAACACTGAAAACAGTAGCAGTAATGAATTTGGAAGTGGACAAGATGGACTTAGTGGAGAGAATGGAAGTGGAAGTGGAGGTGGTAGTGGAGGACAAGCTGGTAGTGGAGGATCTGGAAGTGGCAGTGGAAATGGTGGAAACGGTGGTAATGGAGGCAATGGTGGGGACGGTGGAGACAGTGTAACTGGAGGAGATGGAGGGGATGGTGGAAATGGAGGTAATGGTGGAGATGCAGGCAACAGCAGCAATGGTGGTGATGCCGGTGATGGAGGAGATGGTGGTAATGGAGGCAATGGTGGTGATGCTGGAGATGGAGGTGATGGTGGAAATGATGGTGATGGTGGAGATGGAGGTGATGGAGGCAGTGGTGGTGATGCTGGTAACGGAGGTGATGGTGGAAATGGAGGTGATGGTGGAGATGGAGGTGATGGAGGCAGTGGTGGTAATGCTGGCAATGGAGGTGATGGTGGCAATGGAGGTGATGGAGGCAATGGTGGTGAAGCtggagatggaggagatggaggCAATGGTGGTGATGGAGGCAATGGTGGTGATGCTGGTAACGGAGGTGATGGTGGAAAtggaggtaatggaggaaatggcgGTGATGGTGGAGATGGCGGTGATGGAGGCAGTGGTGGTAATGCAGGCAATGGAGGTGACAGTGGCAATGGTGGTGATGGAGGCAATGGAGGTAGTGGTGGTGATGCTGGAGATGGAGgagatggtggtgatggtggcAATGGTGGTGATACTAGTGATGGAGGTGATAGTGGAAATGGTGGTAATGGAGGAGATGGcggtgatggtgcaaatggaggtgATGGTGGAGATGGAGGTGATGGAGGCAGTGGTGGTGATGCTGGAGATGGAGgagatggtggtgatggtggtgatggagGCAATGGTGGTGATGCTGGTAATGGAAGTGATGGTGGAAATGGAGGTGATGGTGGACATGGAGGTGATGGAGGAAATGGCGGAGATGGTGGAGATGGCGGTGATGGAGGCAGTGGTGGTGATGCTGGCAATGGTGGTGATGGTGGCAATGGTGGTGATGGAGGCAATGGAGGTAGTGGTGTTGATGCTGGAGATGGAGgagatggtggtgatggtggcAATGGTGCTGATGCTGGTGATGGTGGAAATGGAGGCAATGGTGGAGATGGAGGTGACGGAGGCAGTGGTAGTGATGCTGGCAATGGAGGAGATGGTGGTGATGGAGGAAATGGTGGTGATGCTGGTGATGGAGGTGATGGTGGAAATGGCGGCAATGGTGGAGATGGAGGTGATGGAGGCAGTGGTAGTGATGCTGGCAATGGAGgagatggtggtgatggtggtgatggcgGCAATGGTGGTGATGCTGGTGATGGAGGAGATGGTGGTGATGCTGGTGATGGTGGCAATGGTGGTGATGCTGGAGATGGAGGAGATGGTGGAAATGGAGGCGATGGTGGTGATGGAGGTGATGGACACAGTGGTGGAGATGCTGGAGATGGAGGGGATGGTGGTGATGGTGGCGACGGAGGCAATGGTGGTGATGCTGGAGATGGAGGAGATGGTGGAAATGGAGGCGATGGTGGTGATGGAGGTGATGGTGGCAGTGGTGGTGATGCTGGAGATGGTGGTGATGGCGGCAATGGCGGTGAtgctggtgatggtg GTGATGGTGGAAATGGAG GTGATGGTGGAAATGGAGGCAGTGGTGGTGATACTGGAAATGGAGcagatggtggtgatggtggtgatggagGCAATGGTGGTGATGGTGGAGATGGAGGAGATGGTGGAAATGGAGGTGATGGTGGTGATGGAGGTGATGGTGGCAGTGGTGGTGATGCTGGAGATGGTGGTGATGGCGGCAATGGCGGTGAtgctggtgatggtggtgatggagGTGATGGTGGAAATGGAGGTGATGGTGGAAATGGTGGTGATGGAGGTGATGGTGGTGATGCTGGTAATGGTGGAGATGGAGGAAGTGGAGGTGATGGTGGAGATGGAGGAGATGGTGGAAACGGAGGCGATGGTGGTGATGCTAGTGATGGAGGTAATGGTGGTGATGCTGGTGATGGAGGAGATGGTGGTGATGGAGGCAATGGTGGGGATGCTGGCGATGGTGGTGATGGTGGAAATGGAGGCAATGGTGGAGATGGAGGTGATGGAGGCAGTGGTGGTGATGCTGGCAATGGAGGAGATGGTGGTGATGGAGGCAATGGTGGTGATGCTGGTGATGGAGGCGATGGTGGTGACGGAGGCAATGGCGGTGATGCTGGCGATGGAGGTGATGGTGGAAATGGCGGCAATGGTGGAGATGCAGGTGATGGAGGCAGTGGTGGTGATGCTGGCAATGGAGGCAATGGTGGTAATGCTGGAGATGGTGGAAATGGTGGTGATGGTGGAGATGGAGGCAATGGTGGTGATTCTGGCAGTGGTGGCAGTGGAGGaagtggaggaggtggtggtaaTGGTGGAAGTGGTGGCAGTGATGGCAGTGATGGTAGTGATGGCACTGATGGCAGTGATGGAGGCAATGGTGATGATGCTGGAAATGGAGGTGATGGTGGCGATGGAGGAGAAGGAGGTAATGGAGGCAGTGGTGGCAATGCTGGCAATGGAGGTGATGGTGGAGATGGTGGTGATGGAGGTAGTGGTGGAGGTGCCGGTGATGGAGGGGATGGTGGAAATGGTGGTGATGGTGGAGATGGTGGTGATGGAGGCAGTGGTGGTGATGCTGGTGATGGTGGTAATGGTGGTGATGGAGGCAATGGTGCTGATGCTGGTAATGGAGCTGATGGTGGAAATGGTGGAGATGGAGGTGATGGAGGCAGTGGTGGAGATTCTGGCAACGGAGGCGATGATGGAAATGGTGGTGAAGGAGGAGACGGTGGCAATGGTGGTGATTCTGGCAATGGAGgagatggtggtgatggtggaaATGGAGGCAGTGGTGGTGATGCTGGTGATGGAGGTAATGGTGGCAATGGTGGTGATGGAGGTGATGGTGGTGATGCTGGTAATGGTGGAGATGGAGGAAGTGGAGGTGATGGTGGAAATGGAGGAGATGGAGGCAATGGTGGAAATGGTGGCAATGGAGGTAATGGTGGAGATGGTGGTAATGGAGGTAATGGTGGAGATGGTGGAGATGGTGGTAATGGAGGTAATGgaggtgatggtggtgatggtggtgatggtggcaATGGAGGTAATGGAGGTAATGATGATGATGGCCAGTCTAATAATGAAAGTGGCAGCAGTGATGGAGGCAGTAATTCTGATGGTGGCATTGGTGACTGCCCGGCCGTGGGCAGTTGTCCATTACACGAAGATGCTGGATCAGATGTTACACTTTTGCCCCATGCCACTGATTGTGGACAGTATTGTGTATGTGACCATGGCGTTCCAGTAGCCATGCCGTGTCCTGCAGGACTCCACTTCAACCCAGAGCTGAGAGTCTGCGACTGGCCATATGCTGCTGGTTGTGAGGTACAGAGCTAA
- the LOC126355917 gene encoding uncharacterized PE-PGRS family protein PE_PGRS54-like isoform X14, giving the protein MRATAVWAALLLQLAVVAAAPWNTGCLFSRDPDCWQSHAGTSVDNHALGSLHTQNSAHTPAKDKTDNRWPHIRQQEAENGESEQNHLANVKRKYLHELTRLLQGIMPEREDRSRSDSSSDSSSSSSSSDSDSSSSSSSSSSSSSEETNISNTENSSSNEFGSGQDGLSGENGSGSGGGSGGQAGSGGSGSGSGNGGNGGNGGNGGDGGDSVTGGDGGDGGNGGNGGDAGNSSNGGDAGDGGDGGNGGNGGDAGDGGDGGNDGDGGDGGDGGSGGDAGNGGDGGNGGDGGDGGDGGSGGNAGNGGDGGNGGDGGNGGEAGDGGDGGNGGDGGNGGDAGNGGDGGNGGDGGDGGDGGSGGDAGDGGDGGDGGDGGNGGDAGNGSDGGNGGDGGHGGDGGNGGDGGDGGDGGSGGDAGNGGDGGNGGDGGNGGSGVDAGDGGDGGDGGNGADAGDGGNGGNGGDGGDGGSGSDAGNGGDGGDGGNGGDAGDGGDGGNGGNGGDGGDGGSGSDAGNGGDGGDGGDGGNGGDAGDGGDGGDAGDGGNGGDAGDGGDGGNGGDGGDGGDGHSGGDAGDGGDGGDGGDGGNGGDAGDGGDGGNGGDGGDGGDGGSGGDAGDGGDGGNGGDAGDGGDGGDGGNGGDGGDGGDGGSGGDAGDGGDGGDGGDGGNGGDAGDGGDDGNGGDGGDGGDGHSGGDAGDGGDGGNGGDGGDGGNGGDAGDGGDGGNGGNGGDAGDGGSGSGAGNGEDGGDDGDGGNGGDGGDGGDGGNGGDGGDGGDGGSGGDAGDGGDGGNGGDAGDGGDGGDGGNGGDGGNGGDGGDGGDAGNGGDGGSGGDGGDGGDGGNGGDGGDASDGGNGGDAGDGGDGGDGGNGGDAGDGGDGGNGGNGGDGGEGGSGGDAGDGGDGGNGGDAGDGGDGGNVGDGGNGGSGGDTGNGADGGDGGDGGNGGDGGDGGDGGNGGDGGDGGDGGSGGDAGDGGDGGNGGDAGDGGDGGDGGNGGDGGNGGDGGDGGDAGNGGDGGSGGDGGDGGDGGNGGDGGDASDGGNGGDAGDGGDGGDGGNGGDAGDGGDGGNGGNGGDGGDGGSGGDAGNGGDGGDGGNGGDAGDGGDGGDGGNGGDAGDGGDGGNGGNGGDAGDGGSGGDAGNGGNGGNAGDGGNGGDGGDGGNGGDSGSGGSGGSGGGGGNGGSGGSDGSDGSDGTDGSDGGNGDDAGNGGDGGDGGEGGNGGSGGNAGNGGDGGDGGDGGSGGGAGDGGDGGNGGDGGDGGDGGSGGDAGDGGNGGDGGNGADAGNGADGGNGGDGGDGGSGGDSGNGGDDGNGGEGGDGGNGGDSGNGGDGGDGGNGGSGGDAGDGGNGGNGGDGGDGGDAGNGGDGGSGGDGGNGGDGGNGGNGGNGGNGGDGGNGGNGGDGGDGGNGGNGGDGGDGGDGGNGGNGGNDDDGQSNNESGSSDGGSNSDGGIGDCPAVGSCPLHEDAGSDVTLLPHATDCGQYCVCDHGVPVAMPCPAGLHFNPELRVCDWPYAAGCEVQS; this is encoded by the exons GTACAAGTGTGGATAATCACGCCCTTGGGTCACTTCACACACAGAATTCGGCACATACCCCAGCAAAGGATAAGACTGACAACAGATGGCCACATATCCGACAGCAGGAAGCAGAAAATGGCGAAAGTGAACAAAATCATCTGGCTAATGTAAAGAGAAAGTACTTGCATGAATTGACGAGACTCTTACAAGGTATTATGCCAGAGAGGGAAGACAGAAGTAGGAGCGacagcagcagtgacagcagcagcagcagcagcagcagcgacagcgacagcagcagcagcagcagcagcagcagtagtagtagcagtgaAGAGACCAATATTAGTAACACTGAAAACAGTAGCAGTAATGAATTTGGAAGTGGACAAGATGGACTTAGTGGAGAGAATGGAAGTGGAAGTGGAGGTGGTAGTGGAGGACAAGCTGGTAGTGGAGGATCTGGAAGTGGCAGTGGAAATGGTGGAAACGGTGGTAATGGAGGCAATGGTGGGGACGGTGGAGACAGTGTAACTGGAGGAGATGGAGGGGATGGTGGAAATGGAGGTAATGGTGGAGATGCAGGCAACAGCAGCAATGGTGGTGATGCCGGTGATGGAGGAGATGGTGGTAATGGAGGCAATGGTGGTGATGCTGGAGATGGAGGTGATGGTGGAAATGATGGTGATGGTGGAGATGGAGGTGATGGAGGCAGTGGTGGTGATGCTGGTAACGGAGGTGATGGTGGAAATGGAGGTGATGGTGGAGATGGAGGTGATGGAGGCAGTGGTGGTAATGCTGGCAATGGAGGTGATGGTGGCAATGGAGGTGATGGAGGCAATGGTGGTGAAGCtggagatggaggagatggaggCAATGGTGGTGATGGAGGCAATGGTGGTGATGCTGGTAACGGAGGTGATGGTGGAAAtggag gtgATGGTGGAGATGGAGGTGATGGAGGCAGTGGTGGTGATGCTGGAGATGGAGgagatggtggtgatggtggtgatggagGCAATGGTGGTGATGCTGGTAATGGAAGTGATGGTGGAAATGGAGGTGATGGTGGACATGGAGGTGATGGAGGAAATGGCGGAGATGGTGGAGATGGCGGTGATGGAGGCAGTGGTGGTGATGCTGGCAATGGTGGTGATGGTGGCAATGGTGGTGATGGAGGCAATGGAGGTAGTGGTGTTGATGCTGGAGATGGAGgagatggtggtgatggtggcAATGGTGCTGATGCTGGTGATGGTGGAAATGGAGGCAATGGTGGAGATGGAGGTGACGGAGGCAGTGGTAGTGATGCTGGCAATGGAGGAGATGGTGGTGATGGAGGAAATGGTGGTGATGCTGGTGATGGAGGTGATGGTGGAAATGGCGGCAATGGTGGAGATGGAGGTGATGGAGGCAGTGGTAGTGATGCTGGCAATGGAGgagatggtggtgatggtggtgatggcgGCAATGGTGGTGATGCTGGTGATGGAGGAGATGGTGGTGATGCTGGTGATGGTGGCAATGGTGGTGATGCTGGAGATGGAGGAGATGGTGGAAATGGAGGCGATGGTGGTGATGGAGGTGATGGACACAGTGGTGGAGATGCTGGAGATGGAGGGGATGGTGGTGATGGTGGCGACGGAGGCAATGGTGGTGATGCTGGAGATGGAGGAGATGGTGGAAATGGAGGCGATGGTGGTGATGGAGGTGATGGTGGCAGTGGTGGTGATGCTGGAGATGGTGGTGATGGCGGCAATGGCGGTGAtgctggtgatggtggtgatggag GTGATGGTGGAAATGGAGGTGATGGTGGAGATGGAGGTGATGGAGGCAGCGGTGGTGATGCTGGAGACGGAGGGGATGGTGGTGATGGTGGCGACGGAGGCAATGGTGGTGATGCTGGAGATGGAGGAGATGATGGAAATGGAGGCGATGGTGGTGATGGAGGTGATGGACACAGTGGTGGTGATGCTGGAGATGGAGGAGATGGTGGAAATGGAGGCGATGGTGGTGATGGAGGAAATGGCGGTGATGCTGGTGATGGAGGTGATGGTGGAAATGGCGGAAATGGTGGAGATGCAGGTGATGGAGGCAGTGGTAGTGGTGCTGGCAATGGAGaagatggtggtgatgatggtgatggagGCAATGGTGGTGATGGTGGAGATGGAGGAGATGGTGGAAATGGAGGTGATGGTGGTGATGGAGGTGATGGTGGCAGTGGTGGTGATGCTGGAGATGGTGGTGATGGCGGCAATGGCGGTGAtgctggtgatggtggtgatggagGTGATGGTGGAAATGGAGGTGATGGTGGAAATGGTGGTGATGGAGGTGATGGTGGTGATGCTGGTAATGGTGGAGATGGAGGAAGTGGAGGTGATGGTGGAGATGGAGGAGATGGTGGAAACGGAGGCGATGGTGGTGATGCTAGTGATGGAGGTAATGGTGGTGATGCTGGTGATGGAGGAGATGGTGGTGATGGAGGCAATGGCGGGGATGCTGGCGATGGTGGTGATGGTGGAAATGGAGGTAATGGCGGAGATGGAGGTGAAGGAGGCAGTGGTGGTGATGCTGGAGATGGTGGTGATGGAGGCAATGGTGGTGATGCTGGTGATGGAGGAGATGGTGGAAATGTAGGTGATGGTGGAAATGGAGGCAGTGGTGGTGATACTGGAAATGGAGcagatggtggtgatggtggtgatggagGCAATGGTGGTGATGGTGGAGATGGAGGAGATGGTGGAAATGGAGGTGATGGTGGTGATGGAGGTGATGGTGGCAGTGGTGGTGATGCTGGAGATGGTGGTGATGGCGGCAATGGCGGTGAtgctggtgatggtggtgatggagGTGATGGTGGAAATGGAGGTGATGGTGGAAATGGTGGTGATGGAGGTGATGGTGGTGATGCTGGTAATGGTGGAGATGGAGGAAGTGGAGGTGATGGTGGAGATGGAGGAGATGGTGGAAACGGAGGCGATGGTGGTGATGCTAGTGATGGAGGTAATGGTGGTGATGCTGGTGATGGAGGAGATGGTGGTGATGGAGGCAATGGTGGGGATGCTGGCGATGGTGGTGATGGTGGAAATGGAGGCAATGGTGGAGATGGAGGTGATGGAGGCAGTGGTGGTGATGCTGGCAATGGAGGAGATGGTGGTGATGGAGGCAATGGTGGTGATGCTGGTGATGGAGGCGATGGTGGTGACGGAGGCAATGGCGGTGATGCTGGCGATGGAGGTGATGGTGGAAATGGCGGCAATGGTGGAGATGCAGGTGATGGAGGCAGTGGTGGTGATGCTGGCAATGGAGGCAATGGTGGTAATGCTGGAGATGGTGGAAATGGTGGTGATGGTGGAGATGGAGGCAATGGTGGTGATTCTGGCAGTGGTGGCAGTGGAGGaagtggaggaggtggtggtaaTGGTGGAAGTGGTGGCAGTGATGGCAGTGATGGTAGTGATGGCACTGATGGCAGTGATGGAGGCAATGGTGATGATGCTGGAAATGGAGGTGATGGTGGCGATGGAGGAGAAGGAGGTAATGGAGGCAGTGGTGGCAATGCTGGCAATGGAGGTGATGGTGGAGATGGTGGTGATGGAGGTAGTGGTGGAGGTGCCGGTGATGGAGGGGATGGTGGAAATGGTGGTGATGGTGGAGATGGTGGTGATGGAGGCAGTGGTGGTGATGCTGGTGATGGTGGTAATGGTGGTGATGGAGGCAATGGTGCTGATGCTGGTAATGGAGCTGATGGTGGAAATGGTGGAGATGGAGGTGATGGAGGCAGTGGTGGAGATTCTGGCAACGGAGGCGATGATGGAAATGGTGGTGAAGGAGGAGACGGTGGCAATGGTGGTGATTCTGGCAATGGAGgagatggtggtgatggtggaaATGGAGGCAGTGGTGGTGATGCTGGTGATGGAGGTAATGGTGGCAATGGTGGTGATGGAGGTGATGGTGGTGATGCTGGTAATGGTGGAGATGGAGGAAGTGGAGGTGATGGTGGAAATGGAGGAGATGGAGGCAATGGTGGAAATGGTGGCAATGGAGGTAATGGTGGAGATGGTGGTAATGGAGGTAATGGTGGAGATGGTGGAGATGGTGGTAATGGAGGTAATGgaggtgatggtggtgatggtggtgatggtggcaATGGAGGTAATGGAGGTAATGATGATGATGGCCAGTCTAATAATGAAAGTGGCAGCAGTGATGGAGGCAGTAATTCTGATGGTGGCATTGGTGACTGCCCGGCCGTGGGCAGTTGTCCATTACACGAAGATGCTGGATCAGATGTTACACTTTTGCCCCATGCCACTGATTGTGGACAGTATTGTGTATGTGACCATGGCGTTCCAGTAGCCATGCCGTGTCCTGCAGGACTCCACTTCAACCCAGAGCTGAGAGTCTGCGACTGGCCATATGCTGCTGGTTGTGAGGTACAGAGCTAA